A genomic window from Ischnura elegans chromosome 10, ioIscEleg1.1, whole genome shotgun sequence includes:
- the LOC124166782 gene encoding pro-resilin-like — MKTVFLILLATIAVAKGRPEPPPPAANRGYLPPGPPTAFTPADDGVTQLPEALPLDAEDPSQLYGAPEQNDLFKPSEGYAAPSRSYEAPDQEYGAPEVQAFPMVSQEYGAPSNGARTTQKSKNGGWASKNGAAARAQASITNGNGAQGFTSAIVVQDEPASSRGYLTPSNGQRQAHERNGAHAKNGAHSANHGAVPSGQREAFRAASARHQDTSSIRGAQAGGRQAPSHSYGPPTSRQQLPPNGYPAPSGRQESSFNHHEASSNGHRTPSNGHRAPSSRQQAPSSSYGAPNARQQAPSSSYGAPNARQQAPSSSYGAPNARQQEPDTRYGAPAARQQAPSTSYGAPNARQQAPSSSYGAPNTRQQAPSSSYGAPNARQQEPDTRYGAPSARQEAPSTSYGAPSARQQAPSSSYGAPSARQEQPDTRYGAPSARQQAPSTSYGAPSARQEEPDTRYGAPSARQQAPSSSYGAPSARQQAPSTSYGAPNARQEQPDTRYGAPFARQQAPTNGNGNGFEVTATGIETPTSSRHHSHSSRHQAPHTNGNGARSGHHEAPVNGYEAPTQEVYEEPSSRYGPPTAKLGAEVDGYNSRMNGEEAEEDSAEPAKYKFNYMVQDEESGVDFGHQEEREGGDAKGEFRVLLPDGRTMIVTYTADDEGYHPEVMYEGEAQDEVGAEGRDGDNGPY, encoded by the exons ATGAAG ACGGTATTCCTCATCCTGTTGGCGACCATCGCCGTCGCCAAGGGCCGACCTGAGCCCCCACCGCCAGCCGCAAACAGGGGTTACCTGCCCCCCGGTCCCCCTACTGCTTTCACCCCCGCGGATGACGGCGTGACCCAACTACCAGAAGCCCTCCCGCTCGACGCTGAAGACCCCTCGCAGCTATACGGGGCACCAGAACAGAACGACCTCTTCAAGCCTTCAGAGGGGTACGCCGCTCCCTCCAGGAGCTACGAGGCTCCCGACCAGGAATACGGCGCACCCGAAGTGCAAGCCTTCCCCATGGTATCTCAGGAGTACGGAGCCCCGAGCAACGGTGCCAGGACAACACAGAAGTCTAAGAACGGTGGATGGGCTTCTAAGAACGGAGCAGCCGCCAGGGCGCAGGCGTCAATCACCAACGGAAATGGAGCCCAGGGTTTCACCTCGGCGATCGTGGTTCAGGACGAGCCAGCTTCTTCCAGAGGGTACCTGACTCCCTCTAATGGTCAGAGACAAGCTCACGAGAGAAACGGCGCTCATGCTAAGAACGGTGCGCACTCCGCCAACCACGGAGCGGTGCCATCTGGCCAGCGCGAAGCTTTCAGAGCAGCTTCGGCCCGCCATCAAGACACATCTAGCATCCGAGGAGCTCAGGCCGGAGGTCGTCAAGCTCCTTCCCATAGCTACGGGCCGCCAACCAGCCGCCAACAACTTCCGCCCAACGGTTACCCAGCACCATCCGGTCGTCAAGAAAGCTCATTCAACCACCACGAGGCATCATCAAACGGACACAGAACGCCATCCAATGGACATAGAGCACCATCCAGCCGTCAGCAAGCACCTTCAAGCAGCTATGGAGCACCAAATGCACGTCAACAGGCACCTTCAAGCAGCTATGGAGCGCCAAATGCTCGTCAACAGGCACCTTCAAGCAGCTATGGAGCACCAAATGCTCGCCAACAGGAGCCCGACACCCGTTATGGAGCACCAGCCGCCCGTCAACAGGCACCATCCACCAGCTATGGAGCACCAAATGCACGTCAACAGGCACCTTCAAGCAGCTATGGAGCACCAAACACACGTCAACAGGCACCTTCAAGCAGCTATGGAGCACCAAATGCTCGCCAACAGGAGCCCGACACTCGTTATGGAGCACCCAGCGCCCGTCAAGAAGCACCATCAACCAGCTATGGAGCACCATCTGCACGTCAGCAGGCACCTTCAAGCAGCTATGGAGCACCAAGTGCTCGCCAAGAGCAGCCAGACACCCGTTATGGAGCACCATCTGCCCGTCAGCAGGCACCATCCACCAGCTATGGAGCACCATCTGCACGCCAAGAGGAGCCCGACACCCGCTATGGAGCACCAAGCGCCCGTCAGCAGGCACCATCAAGCAGCTATGGAGCACCATCTGCACGTCAGCAGGCACCATCCACCAGCTATGGAGCACCAAATGCCCGCCAAGAGCAGCCAGACACCCGTTATGGCGCACCTTTCGCCCGCCAGCAAGCACCAACCAATGGTAATGGAAACGGCTTCGAAGTGACAGCCACCGGAATCGAAACACCCACGTCCAGCCGCCATCACTCACATTCCAGTCGTCACCAGGCACCACACACCAATGGAAATGGTGCACGATCTGGCCACCATGAGGCACCCGTGAACGGATACGAAGCACCCACCCAGGAGGTATATGAAGAACCATCCTCCAGATACGGACCCCCGACCGCCAAGCTTGGCGCCGAAGTGGACGGATACAACTCCAGGATGAACGGCGAGGAAGCCGAGGAAGATTCAGCG GAGCCGGCCAAGTACAAGTTCAACTACATGGTGCAGGACGAGGAGTCTGGAGTTGACTTTGGCCACCAGGAGGAGCGCGAGGGAGGCGACGCCAAGGGAGAGTTCAGGGTTCTCCTTCCGGACGGCCGCACCATGATTGTCACGTACACCGCGGACGATGAGGGCTACCACCCGGAGGTCATGTACGAGGGTGAGGCCCAGGACGAGGTTGGAGCGGAAGGCAGGGACGGAGACAACGGACCCTACTGA